A genomic segment from Oncorhynchus nerka isolate Pitt River unplaced genomic scaffold, Oner_Uvic_2.0 unplaced_scaffold_3446, whole genome shotgun sequence encodes:
- the LOC135566754 gene encoding B-cell receptor CD22-like, with translation MDPTSVSEGENVTLRCRTKCTLVPNTAYSWYKNRQSIPNSNTSSPVFILFSVSSEDIGRYSCAVEGHEDLPSAEETLTVRYEPKVTSVSVSPSGDIVEGSSVTLTCSSDANPPVDKYTWYKKNVTSPKASGQSYSITNISSEDRGEYYCEAQNGRGSMNSTALMIIVAVNPAAVFPWVPVVWVGAVLTAGALLLTIYCTLKRRYTGGSDATTDTQVIISVTPPPSHLRK, from the exons ATGGATCCTACATCTGTGTCAGAGGGGGAGAATGTCACACTGAGATGTAGAACCAAATGTACACTGGTCCCCAACACAGCATACAGTTGGTATAAAAATAGACAGTCTATACCAAACAGCaacacctcctctcctgtctttatCCTATTCTCAGTCAGCAGTGAGGATATAGGCAGATACTCCTGTGCTGTAGAAGGACATGAGGATCTCCCCTCTGCTGAAGAGACTCTCACTGTCAGAT ATGAACCAAAGGTCACCTCAGTatcagtcagtccctctggtgacatagtggagggcaGTTCAGTGACTCTGACCTGCAGCAGTGATGCCAACCCACCTGTGGACAAATACACCTGGTACAAGAAGAACGTAACCTCACCAAAAGCATCAGGACAGAGTTACAGCATCACTAACATCAGCTCTGAGGACAGAGGAGAATACTACTGTGAGGCCCAGAATGGAAGAGGATCTATGAACTCTACAGCTCTGATGATCATTGTAGCAG TAAATCCTGCAGCAGTGTTTCCCTGGGTTCCTGTGGTCTGGGTGGGGGCTGTCCTGACTGCTGGAGCTCTGCTCCTCACCATCTACTGCACTCTGAAGAG GAGATACACAGGAGGAAGTGATGCCACAACAGACACACAGGTGATTATATCAGTTACACCTCCACCTTCACACCTG agAAAATGA